A genome region from Lycium ferocissimum isolate CSIRO_LF1 unplaced genomic scaffold, AGI_CSIRO_Lferr_CH_V1 ctg7794, whole genome shotgun sequence includes the following:
- the LOC132045720 gene encoding anthranilate synthase alpha subunit 1, chloroplastic-like — translation GAPKVKAMELIDQLEVARRGPYSGGFGGISFSGDMDIALALRTMVFLTGARYDTMYSYTDASKRQEWVAHLQSGAGIVADSDPDEEQIECENKVAGLCWAIDLAESAFVKGRQEPSVKMNGSVPNLFSRVQSESQRSVTSKARVHEKRNQ, via the exons GGAGCACCAAAG GTAAAGGCCATGGAGTTGATTGATCAACTAGAAGTAGCTCGGAGAGGGCCTTACAGTGGTGGGTTTGGAGGAATTTCATTTTCAGGTGACATGGACATCGCACTAGCTCTAAGGACGATGGTATTCCTCACCGGAGCTCGTTATGACACAATGTATTCATACACAGATGCCAGCAAGCGTCAGGAATGGGTTGCTCATCTCCAATCGGGGGCTGGAATTGTGGCTGATAGTGATCCTGACGAGGAACAGATAGAATGCGAAAATAAAGTGGCCGGTCTATGCTGGGCCATTGACTTGGCTGAATCAGCTTTTGTAAAGGGAAGACAGGAACCTTCAGTCAAGATGAATGGTTCTGTGCCAAATCTATTTTCAAGGGTGCAATCAGAGTCTCAAAGATCGGTTACTTCAAAAGCCAGAGTACATGAGAAAAGAAACcagtaa
- the LOC132045722 gene encoding anthranilate synthase alpha subunit 1, chloroplastic-like yields MQSLTISHTFFPTKVLPVPLISTRTSTSALALRVRTLKCSSSLVMDEDRFIEASKSGNLIPLHRTIFSDHLTPVLAYRCLVKEDDREAPSFLFESVESGFRSSSVGRYSVVGAQPSMEIVAKEQNVTILDHHTGELTQKMVQDPMTIPRSISQKWKTRLIDELPDTFCGGWVGYFSYDTVRYIENKKLPFLSAPEDDLNLADIQLGLYEDVIVFDHVEKKAHVIHWVRLDQYSSLPEAYLDGKKRLEIVVSRVQGIESPRLSPGSVDFCTHEFGPSLTKGNMTSEEYKNAVLQAKEHIAAGDIFQIVSSQRFERRTFAEPFEVYRALRIVNPSPYMTYMQARGCILVASSPEILTHVKKRRIVNRPLAGTSRRGKTPDEDVMSEMQMLKDEKQCAEHIMLVDLGRNDVGKVSKPGSVNVEKLMSIERYSHVMHISSTLLHVFQNSEHSTFACASVLVLMHHIFYDW; encoded by the exons ATGCAGTCATTAACTATTTCTCATACGTTTTTTCCGACCAAAGTTCTGCCGGTCCCCCTCATTTCTACCCGGACTTCAACTTCTGCTCTCGCGTTACGTGTCCGTACATTAAAATGCTCTTCATCTCTTg TTATGGATGAGGACAGGTTTATTGAAGCTTCTAAAAGCGGAAACTTGATTCCTCTTCACAGAACCATTTTTTCTGACCATTTGACACCGGTGCTGGCATACCGATGTTTGGTGAAAGAAGATGATCGTGAAGCTCCAAGCTTTCTATTTGAGTCGGTTGAATCTGGTTTTCGTAGTTCTAGTGTT GGTCGGTACAGCGTGGTGGGAGCTCAACCATCCATGGAAATTGTGGCTAAGGAACAGAATGTGACTATATTGGACCACCACACTGGAGAATTGACCCAGAAGATGGTCCAAGATCCCATGACTATTCCAAGAAGCATTTCCCAGAAATGGAAGACGAGACTTATCGATGAACTTCCTGATACCTTTTGTG GTGGATGGGTTGGTTACTTCTCATATGACACAGTTCGGTATATAGAGAACAAGAAGTTACCATTCCTAAGTGCTCCAGAGGATGATCTGAACCTCGCAGATATTCAGTTAGGACTATATGAGGATGTCATTGTGTTTGATCATGTAGAAAAG AAAGCACATGTGATCCACTGGGTGCGGTTAGATCAATACTCATCTCTTCCTGAGGCTTATCTTGATGGGAAGAAACGCTTGGAAATAGTAGTGTCTAGAGTACAAGGAATTGAGTC tccaAGGTTATCTCCTGGTTCTGTGGATTTCTGTACTCATGAGTTTGGACCTTCATTAACCAAGGGAAACATGACAAGTGAGGAGTACAAGAACGCCGTCTTACAGGCAAAGGAGCACATTGCTGCAGGAGACATATTTCAAATTGTTTCAAGTCAACGTTTTGAGAGAAGAACATTTGCTGAGCCATTTGAAGTATACAGAGCATTAAGAATTGTGAATCCAAGCCCGTACATGACTTACATGCAA GCCAGAGGCTGCATTTTAGTTGCATCGAGTCCAGAGATCCTGACACATGTAAAGAAA AGAAGAATTGTTAATCGACCATTGGCTGGGACAAGCAGAAGAGGGAAGACACCTGATGAGGATGTGATGTCGGAAATGCAGATGTTAAAAGATGAGAAACAATGCGCGGAGCACATCATGCTGGTTGATTTGGGACGAAATGATGTAGGAAAG GTGTCAAAACCTGGTTCTGTGAATGTTGAAAAGCTCATGAGCATCGAGAGATATTCCCATGTGATGCACATAAGCTCCACG CTACTGCATGTGTTTCAAAACTCAGAACACAGTACATTTGCTTGTGCATCGGTGCTAGTCTTGATGCATCATATTTTTTATGACTGGTGA